One Pieris napi chromosome Z, ilPieNapi1.2, whole genome shotgun sequence DNA window includes the following coding sequences:
- the LOC125062464 gene encoding uncharacterized protein LOC125062464 isoform X4, with amino-acid sequence MACLKKQNQELLEQNYKLAQQVQKLKIVAGKKEKQLFELRKETHDLRIQISILRNKGSDCAQRLGTALQIFSKTALTHLLQGSNAVASIIECMENYMIEREEIEMSSVQSLIDSTPNTERNYNHNKHVASCMYHKEQVRPSSRRVLQEGNKPLTMIDEDITPHQNTNVEDMGLEEKNGGSSVEEDGANAPRDERSEELSILLEELSIFLEESEEIRTPSILDLLTKSPMLLESPRFDDKKAHY; translated from the exons atggcctgcttaaaaaaacaaaaccagGAATTACTTGAGCAGAACTATAAATTGGCCCAGCAAGTGCAGAAACTGAAGATTGTTGCtggaaaaaaagaaaagcaGTTATTCGAGCTAAGAAAAGAGACTCATGACTTAAGGATTCAAATAAGc ATACTAAGGAATAAAGGTAGTGACTGTGCACAAAGACTAGGAACTGCTTTGCAAATATTTTCCAAAACAGCATTAACGCATCTATTGCAAGGATCGAATGCTGTTGCAAGTATAATTGAGTGTATGGAAAACTATATGATAGAGAGAGAAGAGATAGAAATGTCTTCAGTCCAGTCTCTAATAGACAGCACTCCAAATACTGAGAGAaattataatcataataagCATGTAGCCTCTTGTATGTATCACAAGGAACAAGTTAGACCCTCGTCAAGGCGGGTATTACAAG AAGGAAACAAACCGCTTACAATGATAGATGAGGATATTACTCCTCATCAAAACACTAATGTGGAAGACATGGGATTAGAgg aaaaaaatggtGGGTCCTCAGTAGAAGAGGATGGTGCAAACGCACCGAGAGATGAGAGAAG TGAAGAATTAAGCATTCTTCTAGAAGAATTAAGCATTTTTCTAGAAGAATCTGAAGAAATCAGAACACCATCAAT ACTGGATCTGCTAACGAAAAGTCCTATGCTACTTGAGTCTCCCCGTTTCGATGAC AAAAAGGCGCACTATTGA
- the LOC125062464 gene encoding uncharacterized protein LOC125062464 isoform X2, translating into MLAGLTEKYALMIMATEHSGIQILRNKGSDCAQRLGTALQIFSKTALTHLLQGSNAVASIIECMENYMIEREEIEMSSVQSLIDSTPNTERNYNHNKHVASCMYHKEQVRPSSRRVLQEGNKPLTMIDEDITPHQNTNVEDMGLEEKNGGSSVEEDGANAPRDERSEELSILLEELSIFLEESEEIRTPSILDLLTKSPMLLESPRFDDVSIVSDGSPWSNNKRSRDESSWEKPGPSRNEKEKANSSLENDCVAEVLPHLPSQEIEEGNSHKPLLKYRCQKSDSQTSEDRPEFDASNECTCAVNICRHRKRRTIEDNNSTDTVHEYGEEEPDTRTRRARKPVNYKEDLKCKLRR; encoded by the exons ATACTAAGGAATAAAGGTAGTGACTGTGCACAAAGACTAGGAACTGCTTTGCAAATATTTTCCAAAACAGCATTAACGCATCTATTGCAAGGATCGAATGCTGTTGCAAGTATAATTGAGTGTATGGAAAACTATATGATAGAGAGAGAAGAGATAGAAATGTCTTCAGTCCAGTCTCTAATAGACAGCACTCCAAATACTGAGAGAaattataatcataataagCATGTAGCCTCTTGTATGTATCACAAGGAACAAGTTAGACCCTCGTCAAGGCGGGTATTACAAG AAGGAAACAAACCGCTTACAATGATAGATGAGGATATTACTCCTCATCAAAACACTAATGTGGAAGACATGGGATTAGAgg aaaaaaatggtGGGTCCTCAGTAGAAGAGGATGGTGCAAACGCACCGAGAGATGAGAGAAG TGAAGAATTAAGCATTCTTCTAGAAGAATTAAGCATTTTTCTAGAAGAATCTGAAGAAATCAGAACACCATCAAT ACTGGATCTGCTAACGAAAAGTCCTATGCTACTTGAGTCTCCCCGTTTCGATGACGTGAGTATCGTGAGTGAC GGTTCACCCTGGAGCAATAATAAGCGATCCCGAGACGAGTCATCCTGGGAAAAACCGGGTCCATCTcgaaatgaaaaagaaaaagcaaACTCATCGCTAGAAAACGATTGCGTGGCTGAAGTTTTACCTCACTTGCCATCGCAGGAAATTGAAGAGGGAAATTCACATAAACCACTATTGAAATATAGATGTCAGAAAAGTGATTCTCAAACCAGTGAAGATAGGCCCGAGTTTGATGCGTCCAACGAATGTACTTGTGCAGTAAATATTTGCCGCCATAG AAAAAGGCGCACTATTGAGGATAATAATAGTACGGATACTGTCCACGAATATGGCGAGGAAGAACCGGATACAAGGACAAGGCGGGCGCGAAAACCCGTTAATTATAAGGAAGATTTAAAATG taaaCTTCGAAGGTGA
- the LOC125062464 gene encoding uncharacterized protein LOC125062464 isoform X1, with amino-acid sequence MACLKKQNQELLEQNYKLAQQVQKLKIVAGKKEKQLFELRKETHDLRIQISILRNKGSDCAQRLGTALQIFSKTALTHLLQGSNAVASIIECMENYMIEREEIEMSSVQSLIDSTPNTERNYNHNKHVASCMYHKEQVRPSSRRVLQEGNKPLTMIDEDITPHQNTNVEDMGLEEKNGGSSVEEDGANAPRDERSEELSILLEELSIFLEESEEIRTPSILDLLTKSPMLLESPRFDDGSPWSNNKRSRDESSWEKPGPSRNEKEKANSSLENDCVAEVLPHLPSQEIEEGNSHKPLLKYRCQKSDSQTSEDRPEFDASNECTCAVNICRHRKRRTIEDNNSTDTVHEYGEEEPDTRTRRARKPVNYKEDLKCKLRR; translated from the exons atggcctgcttaaaaaaacaaaaccagGAATTACTTGAGCAGAACTATAAATTGGCCCAGCAAGTGCAGAAACTGAAGATTGTTGCtggaaaaaaagaaaagcaGTTATTCGAGCTAAGAAAAGAGACTCATGACTTAAGGATTCAAATAAGc ATACTAAGGAATAAAGGTAGTGACTGTGCACAAAGACTAGGAACTGCTTTGCAAATATTTTCCAAAACAGCATTAACGCATCTATTGCAAGGATCGAATGCTGTTGCAAGTATAATTGAGTGTATGGAAAACTATATGATAGAGAGAGAAGAGATAGAAATGTCTTCAGTCCAGTCTCTAATAGACAGCACTCCAAATACTGAGAGAaattataatcataataagCATGTAGCCTCTTGTATGTATCACAAGGAACAAGTTAGACCCTCGTCAAGGCGGGTATTACAAG AAGGAAACAAACCGCTTACAATGATAGATGAGGATATTACTCCTCATCAAAACACTAATGTGGAAGACATGGGATTAGAgg aaaaaaatggtGGGTCCTCAGTAGAAGAGGATGGTGCAAACGCACCGAGAGATGAGAGAAG TGAAGAATTAAGCATTCTTCTAGAAGAATTAAGCATTTTTCTAGAAGAATCTGAAGAAATCAGAACACCATCAAT ACTGGATCTGCTAACGAAAAGTCCTATGCTACTTGAGTCTCCCCGTTTCGATGAC GGTTCACCCTGGAGCAATAATAAGCGATCCCGAGACGAGTCATCCTGGGAAAAACCGGGTCCATCTcgaaatgaaaaagaaaaagcaaACTCATCGCTAGAAAACGATTGCGTGGCTGAAGTTTTACCTCACTTGCCATCGCAGGAAATTGAAGAGGGAAATTCACATAAACCACTATTGAAATATAGATGTCAGAAAAGTGATTCTCAAACCAGTGAAGATAGGCCCGAGTTTGATGCGTCCAACGAATGTACTTGTGCAGTAAATATTTGCCGCCATAG AAAAAGGCGCACTATTGAGGATAATAATAGTACGGATACTGTCCACGAATATGGCGAGGAAGAACCGGATACAAGGACAAGGCGGGCGCGAAAACCCGTTAATTATAAGGAAGATTTAAAATG taaaCTTCGAAGGTGA
- the LOC125062464 gene encoding uncharacterized protein LOC125062464 isoform X3 has product MACLKKQNQELLEQNYKLAQQVQKLKIVAGKKEKQLFELRKETHDLRIQISILRNKGSDCAQRLGTALQIFSKTALTHLLQGSNAVASIIECMENYMIEREEIEMSSVQSLIDSTPNTERNYNHNKHVASCMYHKEQVRPSSRRVLQEGNKPLTMIDEDITPHQNTNVEDMGLEEKNGGSSVEEDGANAPRDERRLDLLTKSPMLLESPRFDDGSPWSNNKRSRDESSWEKPGPSRNEKEKANSSLENDCVAEVLPHLPSQEIEEGNSHKPLLKYRCQKSDSQTSEDRPEFDASNECTCAVNICRHRKRRTIEDNNSTDTVHEYGEEEPDTRTRRARKPVNYKEDLKCKLRR; this is encoded by the exons atggcctgcttaaaaaaacaaaaccagGAATTACTTGAGCAGAACTATAAATTGGCCCAGCAAGTGCAGAAACTGAAGATTGTTGCtggaaaaaaagaaaagcaGTTATTCGAGCTAAGAAAAGAGACTCATGACTTAAGGATTCAAATAAGc ATACTAAGGAATAAAGGTAGTGACTGTGCACAAAGACTAGGAACTGCTTTGCAAATATTTTCCAAAACAGCATTAACGCATCTATTGCAAGGATCGAATGCTGTTGCAAGTATAATTGAGTGTATGGAAAACTATATGATAGAGAGAGAAGAGATAGAAATGTCTTCAGTCCAGTCTCTAATAGACAGCACTCCAAATACTGAGAGAaattataatcataataagCATGTAGCCTCTTGTATGTATCACAAGGAACAAGTTAGACCCTCGTCAAGGCGGGTATTACAAG AAGGAAACAAACCGCTTACAATGATAGATGAGGATATTACTCCTCATCAAAACACTAATGTGGAAGACATGGGATTAGAgg aaaaaaatggtGGGTCCTCAGTAGAAGAGGATGGTGCAAACGCACCGAGAGATGAGAGAAG ACTGGATCTGCTAACGAAAAGTCCTATGCTACTTGAGTCTCCCCGTTTCGATGAC GGTTCACCCTGGAGCAATAATAAGCGATCCCGAGACGAGTCATCCTGGGAAAAACCGGGTCCATCTcgaaatgaaaaagaaaaagcaaACTCATCGCTAGAAAACGATTGCGTGGCTGAAGTTTTACCTCACTTGCCATCGCAGGAAATTGAAGAGGGAAATTCACATAAACCACTATTGAAATATAGATGTCAGAAAAGTGATTCTCAAACCAGTGAAGATAGGCCCGAGTTTGATGCGTCCAACGAATGTACTTGTGCAGTAAATATTTGCCGCCATAG AAAAAGGCGCACTATTGAGGATAATAATAGTACGGATACTGTCCACGAATATGGCGAGGAAGAACCGGATACAAGGACAAGGCGGGCGCGAAAACCCGTTAATTATAAGGAAGATTTAAAATG taaaCTTCGAAGGTGA